A single genomic interval of Dromiciops gliroides isolate mDroGli1 chromosome 1, mDroGli1.pri, whole genome shotgun sequence harbors:
- the ACP5 gene encoding tartrate-resistant acid phosphatase type 5 translates to METAVLLAFFLQGALTLSLTDNSVPTLRFVAVGDWGGVPNAPFYTAREQANAKEIGRTVETLGANFILSLGDNFYFTGVQDAEDKRFQETFEEVFTAPSLQNIPWYVLAGNHDHLGNVSAQIAYSKVSKRWNFPSPYYRLRFKVPKTNVSVAIFMLDTVTLCGNSDDFLSQQPERPKDLKLARSQLSWLKKQLTNAKEDYLLVAGHYPVWSIAEHGPTHCLVKHLQPLLVKYKVTAYLCGHDHNLQYLKDKDGVGYVLSGAGNFMDPSKKHQRKVPDGYLRFYHGARESLGGFAYVEITSKDMSVTYIEATGKSLYKTSLPRRTVP, encoded by the exons ATGGAGACCGCGGTCCTACTAGCCTTCTTCCTGCAAGGGGCCCTCACTCTCTCACTGACAGACAATTCGGTCCCCACCTTACGCTTTGTGGCTGTGGGGGACTGGGGAGGGGTCCCGAATGCCCCTTTCTACACAGCCAGAGAGCAGGCAAACGCGAAGGAAATTGGGAGGACGGTGGAAACCCTGGGAGCCAACTTCATCCTATCCCTTGGAGACAACTTCTACTTCACTGGTGTTCAGGATGCTGAGGATAAAAGATTCCAG GAAACCTTTGAGGAAGTTTTCACGGCCCCCTCTCTTCAAAACATTCCCTGGTACGTGCTAGCTGGAAACCATGACCACCTGGGGAATGTTTCAGCTCAGATTGCCTACTCCAAAGTCTCCAAGCGCTG GAATTTCCCCAGCCCTTATTACCGTCTCAGATTCAAAGTCCCCAAAACGAATGTAAGTGTGGCCATTTTTATGCTGGACACTGTGACACTATGTGGGAATTCAGATGACTTCCTGAGTCAACAGCCTGAGAGACCCAAGGATTTGAAACTGGCACGAAGCCAGCTGTCCTGGCTAAAGAAACAACTAACCAATGCCAAAGAAGACTACTTATTGGTAGCTGGCCACTACCCTGTGTGGTCAATAGCTGAGCACGGACCTACCCATTGCCTTGTAAAGCACTTACAGCCTCTGCTGGTCAAGTACAAGGTCACAGCTTACCTGTGTGGCCATGACCACAACTTACag TACCTCAAGGACAAGGATGGCGTGGGTTATGTGTTGAGCGGGGCAGGAAACTTCATGGACCCCTCCAAGAAACACCAACGTAAGGTCCCTGATGGTTACCTGCGTTTTTACCATGGGGCCCGAGAGTCCCTGGGTGGCTTCGCTTATGTGGAAATCACCTCCAAGGACATGAGTGTCACTTATATTGAGGCCACAGGCAAATCTCTCTATAAGACAAGTCTGCCCCGTCGAACTGTGCCCTAG